A single genomic interval of Streptomyces graminofaciens harbors:
- a CDS encoding ImmA/IrrE family metallo-endopeptidase, translating into MVHIEAAGEAVPGRRCGVTYVTPSAFYIFYDPLTSHAHQDHVIGHEIAHLLLGHHERRQLSEEVPQGLAPLLDPALVEMMLGRSSYEEAEEYDAELLASYLSGRVIEHRLRSASPTGDDIQERIAHTLLSRRGADR; encoded by the coding sequence ATGGTGCATATCGAGGCGGCGGGGGAGGCGGTTCCGGGACGGCGCTGCGGCGTCACGTATGTCACTCCAAGCGCCTTCTACATCTTCTACGACCCGTTGACCAGCCATGCCCACCAGGACCACGTCATCGGCCACGAGATCGCCCACCTGCTGCTGGGCCATCACGAACGCCGTCAACTGTCCGAAGAGGTGCCGCAAGGGCTCGCGCCCCTGCTCGACCCGGCCCTGGTCGAGATGATGCTGGGGCGCAGCAGCTACGAGGAGGCCGAAGAATACGACGCCGAACTCCTCGCCTCCTATCTGTCCGGCCGCGTCATCGAGCACCGGCTGCGCAGCGCATCCCCGACGGGCGACGACATCCAGGAGCGGATCGCCCACACCCTGCTCAGCCGCAGAGGGGCCGACCGGTGA
- a CDS encoding XRE family transcriptional regulator: MGDLLEPASVDDGAVFCERLNWLFEHVHPPRRGAYSNKEVAARIAGFGGTLSDSYISLLRTGKRINPSDGAKEWLAQAFGFPGNFFDDDEVAAEAVRQFAEVKSKQAGIESVFYRMIGLSADGFAAVLKEVDRVRELEGLPPTPE, from the coding sequence ATGGGTGACTTGTTGGAACCTGCATCCGTCGATGATGGAGCCGTGTTCTGTGAGCGGCTGAACTGGCTGTTCGAGCACGTCCACCCCCCACGGCGGGGGGCCTACAGCAACAAGGAGGTAGCCGCGCGGATTGCCGGTTTCGGAGGCACGCTCTCCGACTCCTATATCTCGCTGCTGCGCACTGGGAAGCGCATCAACCCGTCCGACGGCGCCAAGGAGTGGCTGGCGCAGGCTTTCGGCTTCCCGGGCAACTTCTTTGACGATGATGAAGTCGCCGCTGAGGCGGTTCGTCAGTTTGCTGAGGTCAAGTCAAAGCAGGCGGGAATCGAGAGTGTCTTCTACCGGATGATCGGGCTGTCTGCGGACGGATTCGCCGCAGTACTCAAGGAAGTTGACCGAGTGAGAGAACTCGAAGGGCTCCCGCCGACGCCTGAGTGA
- a CDS encoding ATP-binding protein, translating into MTRAHLADPQPAVGERLRARLEAKLAERGIDPAAPLPDTPEPIPALEAAQARIPVDYRDAVVEHPDVAAWVRTITEAAVEPNAGGLNPHYGTAGRRRIAHGPSLLLWGSTGAGKTHQAYAAIRALTAAGCGVSWQATTAADLYADMRPQSGADPEHMLRRVVRVPLLLLDDLGAAKGSQWTEEITFRLVNWRCQNRLPTIFTTNLPPVRELASEPRQPVLRDVIGDRILSRLSGMCTPIHFTGPDRRFQCH; encoded by the coding sequence GTGACCCGCGCACACCTCGCCGACCCCCAGCCCGCCGTCGGTGAGCGGCTGCGGGCCCGGCTGGAGGCCAAGCTGGCTGAGCGCGGCATCGACCCGGCCGCGCCGCTGCCGGACACCCCGGAGCCGATCCCCGCGCTGGAGGCCGCGCAGGCGCGGATCCCGGTCGACTACCGCGACGCTGTGGTCGAGCATCCGGACGTCGCCGCCTGGGTCCGCACGATCACCGAGGCGGCTGTCGAGCCGAACGCCGGCGGGCTCAACCCGCACTACGGCACGGCCGGACGCCGGCGGATCGCGCACGGACCATCGCTGCTGCTGTGGGGCAGCACCGGAGCGGGCAAGACCCACCAGGCGTACGCGGCGATCCGGGCTCTGACCGCCGCCGGGTGCGGCGTGTCATGGCAGGCAACGACTGCCGCCGACCTGTATGCCGACATGCGCCCGCAGTCCGGTGCGGACCCGGAGCACATGCTGCGACGGGTCGTGAGGGTGCCGCTGCTGCTCCTCGACGACCTCGGCGCCGCCAAGGGCTCGCAGTGGACGGAGGAGATCACCTTCCGGCTGGTGAACTGGCGCTGCCAGAACCGGCTGCCGACGATCTTCACCACCAACCTGCCGCCCGTCCGCGAACTCGCGAGCGAGCCGCGCCAGCCGGTGCTGCGCGACGTGATCGGCGACCGGATCCTCTCGCGCCTGTCCGGTATGTGTACCCCGATCCACTTCACCGGCCCGGACCGGCGCTTCCAGTGCCACTAA